The Planifilum fulgidum genome has a segment encoding these proteins:
- a CDS encoding ABC transporter ATP-binding protein encodes MTPIDAIEIDHVTKTYLTRQDERHALGPITLHVAPGEMVAVVGPSGCGKSTLLSLIAGLMPVTSGEIRLFGEPVKGPSPRIGYMLQRDGLLEWRTVEENIALGLEIRGKKSLKTLEHARYLLGEMGLGSVMHHYPSQLSGGMRQRVALVRTMAVQPDILLLDEPFSAVDYQNKLHLERLLASIRRQHKITTVLITHDLEEALALADRIVVLSRRPGRIRRMITLPEEVRRADPLEARSHPLFRSRFNELWKELEQP; translated from the coding sequence ATGACACCGATCGATGCGATTGAGATCGATCATGTGACCAAAACGTATCTGACAAGGCAGGACGAACGTCACGCTCTGGGGCCGATCACCCTCCACGTCGCCCCCGGCGAGATGGTGGCCGTCGTCGGACCCAGCGGATGCGGCAAAAGCACGCTTCTCTCCCTGATCGCCGGCCTGATGCCGGTCACGTCGGGGGAGATCCGCCTGTTCGGGGAGCCCGTGAAGGGCCCCTCCCCCCGCATCGGCTACATGTTGCAGCGGGACGGCCTTTTGGAGTGGCGGACTGTGGAGGAAAACATCGCCCTGGGGCTGGAAATTCGGGGGAAAAAGAGCCTGAAAACCCTGGAACACGCCCGTTACCTGCTCGGGGAAATGGGATTGGGTTCCGTGATGCACCACTATCCATCCCAGCTTTCCGGCGGAATGCGGCAACGGGTCGCCCTGGTCCGAACCATGGCCGTCCAGCCGGACATTCTCCTTCTGGATGAACCCTTTTCGGCGGTCGATTACCAGAACAAACTGCATCTGGAAAGGCTCCTCGCCTCCATCCGCAGGCAGCACAAAATCACCACGGTGCTCATCACCCACGATCTGGAGGAGGCCCTGGCCCTCGCGGACCGGATCGTCGTCCTATCCCGCAGGCCGGGACGGATCCGGCGCATGATCACCTTGCCCGAGGAGGTCCGCAGGGCCGATCCCCTGGAAGCGCGCAGCCACCCCCTGTTCAGAAGCCGCTTCAATGAATTGTGGAAGGAGTTGGAACAGCCATGA
- a CDS encoding ABC transporter substrate-binding protein: MPSLSRKWVIAAAVVIGLAVIGGIVKALLPSEENRLETLRVVEVTRSPFYAPQYVALSKGFFEEEGLDIQLSNGFGGDKTMTALLSGDADIVLVGVEAAVYVNARGASSPVTAFAQLTQTDGSFLVSREPMENFRWSDLRGKALLGQRKGGMPQMVSEYVQRKNGLNPHKDVKIIQNVDYKNLGSAFASGTGDFAQLFEPTASMLEKEGKGYVVASFGVDSGKLPYTAYITRAQFIEERPEVIRRFVRALHRAQKWTHEHSPEEISDAISPYFTDTDPEVLIRVVKRYQSQESWAPDPIIERPEYEHLLEVMRQAGELPGNIPYEKIVRTDIAEAVMEELD, from the coding sequence CGCGGTGGTCATCGGCCTGGCGGTGATCGGTGGGATCGTAAAGGCCCTTCTTCCCTCGGAAGAGAACCGGCTGGAAACCCTCCGCGTCGTGGAGGTGACCCGTTCACCCTTCTACGCTCCCCAATACGTTGCCCTGTCCAAGGGATTTTTCGAAGAGGAAGGTCTGGATATCCAGCTGTCCAACGGCTTTGGCGGAGATAAGACGATGACCGCCCTCTTGTCCGGGGATGCGGACATCGTTCTGGTCGGCGTCGAGGCGGCCGTTTATGTCAACGCCCGCGGGGCGTCCAGTCCGGTCACCGCCTTCGCCCAGTTGACCCAAACGGACGGCTCCTTCCTGGTATCGAGGGAACCGATGGAAAACTTTCGCTGGAGCGATCTTCGCGGAAAGGCCCTGCTCGGCCAGCGAAAGGGGGGAATGCCCCAGATGGTGAGCGAATATGTCCAGCGCAAAAACGGCTTAAATCCCCACAAGGATGTAAAGATCATCCAAAACGTGGACTACAAAAACCTGGGAAGCGCCTTTGCCTCCGGCACGGGCGATTTTGCGCAACTGTTTGAGCCGACCGCTTCCATGCTGGAGAAGGAAGGAAAAGGATATGTCGTCGCCTCCTTCGGCGTCGACAGCGGAAAACTTCCCTACACCGCCTACATCACCCGGGCCCAATTCATCGAAGAGCGCCCGGAAGTGATTCGCCGCTTTGTGCGCGCCCTTCACCGGGCCCAAAAGTGGACCCATGAGCATTCGCCCGAAGAGATCAGCGACGCCATTTCCCCTTATTTTACCGATACCGACCCCGAAGTTCTCATCCGGGTCGTGAAGCGGTATCAATCCCAGGAATCCTGGGCGCCGGATCCGATTATCGAACGGCCGGAATACGAACACCTGTTGGAAGTGATGCGCCAGGCGGGGGAACTTCCCGGCAACATCCCGTATGAGAAAATCGTGCGCACGGACATCGCGGAAGCGGTGATGGAAGAACTGGATTGA
- a CDS encoding ABC transporter permease: MIDGIKRWLERGAVSPLHAEHLRRMRLREWKIAFYRTAILLLFIIGWEWAARERVIDPFLFSSPSLMWNLAVNLTVSGELLHHIAVTLVETLIGFAIGTAAGTALATLIWASPMLSRVLDPYLVVLNSMPKVALGPLFIVAIGAGYGSIIAMGVAITIIITTLVMHQSFKSANPDHLILARALGATRSQLFVKIIFPSSIPDLIAAIKVNVGLSWVGVIVGEFLVSKAGLGYLIIYGFQVFNLTLVMLNLLIVALLATLMYLAVSRVERHLLRHREAGG, translated from the coding sequence ATGATCGATGGGATCAAAAGATGGCTGGAGCGGGGGGCGGTGTCGCCCCTGCACGCCGAACACCTGCGCCGAATGCGGCTTCGGGAGTGGAAAATCGCCTTTTACCGGACGGCCATCCTCCTCCTTTTCATCATCGGATGGGAGTGGGCCGCCCGGGAAAGGGTGATCGATCCCTTCTTGTTCTCCAGTCCCAGTCTGATGTGGAATCTGGCGGTGAATCTCACCGTCTCCGGCGAGCTGCTGCACCACATCGCGGTCACCCTCGTGGAGACGCTGATCGGATTTGCGATCGGGACGGCGGCCGGCACCGCCCTGGCCACGCTGATCTGGGCCTCGCCCATGCTCTCGCGGGTATTGGACCCTTACCTGGTGGTCCTCAACAGCATGCCCAAGGTGGCCCTGGGACCCCTGTTCATCGTCGCCATCGGCGCCGGATACGGATCGATCATCGCCATGGGCGTGGCCATCACCATCATCATCACCACGCTGGTCATGCACCAGAGCTTCAAAAGCGCCAACCCCGATCATCTCATCCTGGCCCGCGCCCTCGGGGCGACGCGCTCCCAGCTGTTCGTCAAAATCATTTTCCCTTCCAGCATCCCCGATCTGATCGCGGCGATCAAAGTCAATGTCGGCCTGTCCTGGGTGGGGGTCATCGTCGGAGAATTCCTCGTGTCCAAGGCGGGCCTGGGATATCTCATCATCTACGGGTTCCAGGTGTTCAACCTGACCCTCGTCATGTTGAACCTTTTGATCGTGGCGCTGTTGGCAACGCTCATGTACCTGGCCGTCTCCCGGGTGGAAAGGCATCTCCTGAGGCATCGGGAAGCCGGCGGATAA
- a CDS encoding response regulator — MPIKVLLVDDHAVLRDGLSSLISLEPDMEVVGEARDGEEAINLVESTRPDVVLMDINMPGMSGVEAIRRIHAKHPQVAVLVLTMYDRDEYLYESIRAGATGYLLKDAPSGDVIAAVRSAYRGESTLHPVMARKLLDNLSGGERRMERGGGDDFLTPRELDVLKWMVKGLSNKEIAEQLFISDKTVKIHVSNIFKKLGVKSRSQAIIYAIQHNLVELEQ; from the coding sequence ATGCCCATCAAAGTGTTACTGGTTGATGATCATGCGGTTTTGCGAGACGGACTGTCCAGCCTGATCAGCCTTGAACCCGACATGGAGGTGGTGGGGGAGGCCCGTGACGGCGAAGAGGCGATCAATCTGGTGGAAAGCACTCGGCCGGACGTGGTGCTGATGGATATCAACATGCCGGGCATGAGCGGGGTGGAGGCGATCCGTCGGATTCACGCCAAGCATCCCCAGGTGGCGGTTTTGGTTTTGACCATGTACGACCGGGACGAATATCTGTATGAATCCATCCGGGCGGGAGCGACCGGTTACCTTCTGAAGGACGCCCCTTCCGGGGACGTGATCGCCGCGGTCCGTTCCGCCTACCGGGGAGAATCCACCCTGCATCCGGTCATGGCCCGGAAATTGCTGGACAATTTGAGCGGCGGGGAGCGGAGGATGGAGCGCGGCGGGGGAGACGATTTCCTCACCCCGCGGGAACTGGATGTCTTGAAGTGGATGGTGAAGGGGCTGAGCAACAAGGAAATTGCCGAACAGTTGTTCATCAGCGACAAGACGGTGAAAATCCACGTAAGCAACATCTTCAAGAAATTGGGTGTCAAAAGCCGGTCCCAGGCCATCATCTACGCCATCCAACACAACTTGGTGGAGCTGGAACAGTAG
- a CDS encoding DMT family transporter, translated as MNSVAHRWIADSVLLLVAFIWGTTFVLVQNAIETLPPFTFLAVRFSLAGMFLLLFFRWRGVSYRIPLRHVTVGAFIGMWLFLGYALQTFSLLYTTSGKSGFLTGLSVALVPLWSLVLLGMKPRPTAVAGVLLAVTGLYLLAFADFSSINRGDILALFCAVAFGLQIVYTAKYAPKVETLHLVTVQIFTVALLSGGCSLLFEPWKRALEEGAWSVPAVSGALLVTAFLATSLAYLAQTHFQKFTTPTRVALIFAMEPVFAALADYWWMDVALKGRTLAGCFLIFVGMVLAEIEWPPVWRKHVKEGRKRKLATGPTPAFSRRPLEK; from the coding sequence TTGAACAGCGTCGCCCACCGGTGGATCGCCGATTCCGTTCTGCTTTTGGTCGCCTTTATCTGGGGAACGACCTTCGTACTGGTCCAAAACGCCATCGAAACACTGCCGCCTTTCACCTTTTTGGCTGTCCGTTTCAGCCTGGCGGGGATGTTCCTCCTCCTCTTTTTCCGGTGGAGGGGCGTCTCCTACCGCATTCCGCTTCGGCACGTGACCGTCGGAGCCTTTATCGGGATGTGGCTCTTTCTGGGGTATGCCCTGCAAACCTTCAGCCTGCTGTATACAACCTCGGGAAAATCCGGCTTTTTGACCGGATTGTCCGTCGCTTTGGTTCCGCTCTGGTCCCTGGTGCTGCTGGGGATGAAACCCCGTCCCACCGCCGTGGCCGGCGTCCTGCTGGCGGTGACGGGCTTGTATCTGCTGGCCTTCGCCGACTTCTCATCGATCAACCGCGGCGACATCCTCGCCCTTTTTTGCGCCGTCGCCTTTGGACTGCAGATCGTCTACACGGCCAAATACGCGCCGAAGGTTGAAACGCTGCATCTGGTCACGGTCCAGATCTTCACCGTGGCGCTCTTGAGCGGCGGGTGCTCCCTTCTGTTCGAACCCTGGAAAAGGGCGCTTGAGGAAGGCGCGTGGTCGGTGCCGGCCGTCTCCGGCGCCCTGTTGGTCACGGCCTTTTTGGCCACCTCCTTGGCCTATCTCGCCCAAACCCACTTTCAAAAGTTCACCACTCCGACCCGCGTGGCCCTGATCTTTGCCATGGAGCCCGTGTTTGCCGCCTTGGCGGATTACTGGTGGATGGATGTGGCGCTCAAAGGCCGCACCTTGGCCGGTTGCTTCCTCATCTTCGTCGGAATGGTGCTGGCGGAAATCGAATGGCCGCCGGTTTGGAGGAAGCATGTGAAAGAAGGTCGGAAACGGAAACTTGCCACCGGCCCCACCCCCGCCTTTTCCCGCCGCCCATTAGAAAAATGA
- a CDS encoding LiaF transmembrane domain-containing protein, with translation MIRANVVGILLIVVGLLLLLRKIDLPIAERFGSWEFILFLTGAVMLLIAHFRSNRTLMLWAGLLTGLSLHMWGQANVDGWPDHWFFLFIIVGASFLLVFASQKDRRSGIIGILLILTGIAAWPGLPGVAGSLNNYWPVLLVVLGIFLITKKA, from the coding sequence ATGATTCGTGCGAACGTTGTGGGGATTTTATTGATCGTCGTCGGTTTGCTGCTGCTGCTTCGAAAAATCGATCTTCCCATCGCCGAGCGGTTCGGCAGCTGGGAGTTCATCCTGTTTTTGACCGGAGCCGTCATGCTCCTGATCGCCCACTTCCGTTCCAACCGAACCCTGATGCTGTGGGCGGGCCTTTTGACCGGATTGAGCCTGCACATGTGGGGGCAAGCCAATGTGGACGGGTGGCCGGATCACTGGTTTTTCCTGTTCATCATCGTCGGAGCTTCCTTCCTGTTGGTGTTCGCCAGCCAGAAGGACCGTCGAAGCGGAATCATCGGTATTCTGTTGATCCTGACGGGCATCGCCGCCTGGCCGGGACTCCCGGGGGTTGCCGGTTCCCTCAACAATTACTGGCCCGTGCTGTTGGTGGTGCTGGGGATTTTCCTCATCACCAAAAAGGCCTGA
- a CDS encoding GAF domain-containing sensor histidine kinase codes for MEVRSLASLLRWGVTAVGWIAMIISLFVVPPFYWGWIHLILLACLLFITEYFPFPQDGGRVTAHFPLLFTLCFLYSPGVAGLIFVDVLLLVTWLRRQSFSRALFRTGYTLIGLISAYLVLIEGVPFLLPGVSTVSVMIGKLAVFAVVYELVSKGIRDILERAANPRYNRWWWRGGLEPALMIGTSLYSAGIILMGEQGRDTDPLSIAFFFSPLVAFSILSNVIARLARQKRKMELLFSITMGINRSLDLREVMNKTLMLLTDVVHYSYGIVYLLRDDRLIPEVVSGEGEVDDLKQPIPLSRGLSGWVAEQAEPVRVIDARRDPRCQKEPMVEKGVQSLLVVPLVLDGHVMGVITLGKDETHGFEELDLSFLAVLASQAVIAMRNARLVEERERRILAEERNRMAREIHDGLAQSVAGVLMKTETAIRLFDSQPQQVKQWLVECRSKLRESLKEIRYSITALRPSPAVRAGLLPALEKRVLDHQSETGQKASLQVKGTPYSLPPLVEEGIYKVCHEALNNAAKHAQAEKVRVVLRYAESEVWLVVQDDGIGFSLGQAVAKAEANNRYGITGMNERAQQLGAVLQFITSPGRGTRVVMKVPVKKEEKPKHAHQSVTG; via the coding sequence ATGGAGGTTCGAAGCTTGGCCTCTCTGTTGAGATGGGGCGTCACGGCGGTCGGATGGATCGCGATGATCATTTCTTTATTTGTCGTTCCGCCTTTTTATTGGGGATGGATCCATCTGATCCTGCTGGCCTGCTTGCTCTTCATAACGGAATATTTTCCTTTTCCCCAGGACGGGGGCCGGGTGACGGCGCACTTTCCCCTGCTGTTTACGCTCTGCTTTTTGTATTCGCCGGGAGTGGCCGGACTGATATTCGTGGATGTTCTGCTTCTGGTCACGTGGCTCCGCCGCCAATCCTTCTCCCGCGCCCTGTTTCGGACCGGCTACACGCTAATCGGCCTGATTTCCGCCTACCTGGTCTTGATCGAAGGGGTCCCTTTTCTTCTGCCCGGCGTTTCAACGGTTTCCGTCATGATCGGGAAGCTGGCCGTGTTCGCCGTCGTGTACGAACTCGTCAGCAAGGGGATCCGGGACATCCTGGAGCGGGCGGCAAATCCCCGGTACAACAGGTGGTGGTGGCGGGGAGGCCTGGAGCCCGCCTTGATGATCGGCACTTCTCTCTACAGCGCCGGAATCATCCTGATGGGGGAACAGGGGCGCGACACGGACCCCCTGTCCATCGCCTTTTTCTTCTCCCCCCTGGTGGCCTTTTCCATCTTGTCCAACGTGATCGCCCGCTTGGCCCGGCAGAAGCGAAAGATGGAGCTGTTGTTCTCGATCACGATGGGAATCAACAGGAGTTTGGACTTGCGTGAAGTGATGAACAAGACCTTGATGCTCCTGACCGACGTGGTGCACTATTCCTACGGCATCGTCTATCTGCTCCGGGATGACAGGCTGATACCGGAGGTGGTGTCCGGGGAAGGGGAGGTGGACGATCTCAAACAACCCATCCCGCTGTCCCGGGGGTTGAGCGGATGGGTGGCGGAACAGGCAGAGCCGGTTCGGGTGATCGACGCCCGGCGCGATCCCCGCTGCCAGAAGGAGCCGATGGTGGAAAAAGGGGTCCAGTCGCTCCTCGTCGTTCCCCTCGTCCTGGACGGCCATGTGATGGGGGTCATCACCCTGGGGAAGGACGAGACCCACGGTTTTGAAGAGTTGGATCTGTCCTTCCTCGCCGTTTTGGCCAGCCAGGCGGTGATCGCCATGCGCAATGCCCGCCTGGTGGAGGAGCGGGAGCGCCGGATTCTGGCGGAAGAGCGAAACCGGATGGCGCGCGAAATCCACGACGGGCTGGCGCAATCGGTGGCCGGGGTCCTGATGAAGACGGAAACGGCCATAAGGCTGTTCGACTCCCAGCCGCAGCAGGTGAAACAGTGGCTTGTGGAATGCAGGAGCAAACTGCGGGAGAGCCTGAAGGAAATCCGCTATTCGATCACCGCCCTCCGCCCGTCCCCCGCGGTGCGGGCGGGGCTCTTGCCCGCCCTGGAGAAGCGGGTCTTAGATCACCAGTCGGAGACGGGTCAAAAAGCCAGCCTTCAGGTGAAGGGCACGCCCTACTCCCTTCCTCCGCTGGTGGAAGAGGGGATTTACAAGGTTTGCCATGAGGCCCTGAACAACGCGGCGAAGCACGCCCAGGCGGAGAAGGTGCGGGTGGTTCTCCGCTACGCCGAGTCGGAAGTGTGGCTCGTGGTCCAGGACGACGGGATCGGTTTCTCCCTCGGCCAGGCGGTGGCCAAGGCGGAAGCCAACAACCGTTACGGCATTACCGGCATGAATGAACGGGCCCAGCAATTGGGGGCCGTCCTGCAGTTCATCACCAGCCCCGGGCGGGGCACCCGGGTGGTCATGAAAGTTCCAGTGAAAAAGGAGGAAAAACCAAAACATGCCCATCAAAGTGTTACTGGTTGA